Within the Streptomyces sp. NBC_00353 genome, the region CTCCCGCCGCGGCCTCATACGCACTGGCGCCGGCGCCTCGCTCGCCGCGCTCGGGCTCGGCGTCGGCGCGCAGACCGCCTCCGCCGCGGTGGCCACCACCAAGCGGTTCGATCTGACGCAGCCGTCGTACGACCTGTTCCGGTCCAAGGACACGCACGGTGCGCGGGTCCAGCAGAGCTTCGCCTTCGACTGGGTGAACAAGTTCCTGTTCGTGGCAACCAAGCGGACTGACAGCGCCGAGTCCGCCGGTGACCTGTGCATCAACAAGATGGACTTCGACGGGAATTACATCTCGTACATGCACCTCAATGGCTTCGGCCACGGCGTCGCCTTCGCCGCGCTGCCGAGCGGTTCCGGCACCGACCTGTGGATCGAGTGCGCCGCGAACGACAACGGGTACGGCACCGCGCTCACTCCCATTCGTTACACCGCCAACACCACCCTGGGCTCGCCGGCTGCCTCGGCCGCCTACCGGCCGATCTCCGGGGCCACCGAGTACACCTGCTCCGTCGACCCGGTCTACCAGCGCATGATCGTGCGCTACAACACCAGCGCCGGCAAGCGCATCGCCGTGTACCCCCTCTCCGCCTTCCAGACGGGCAGCTTCGGGTCGCCGCTGGTCGACTTCCAGCAGCCGACGATCTCCGGCACTCCGCAGGGCTACACGCTCTACGGCTCGTACATGTACTACCTGACGGGTGACGCGTACCCCGGCGACGGCACCCCCACCGGCGACGGCAACTCCTACGTCACCAGCATCGACATCAACACGGGCACCGTGGAGCAGGGCCCCGTCCTCACCAAGGCCGGCTCCACCCTCCAATACCGCGAGCCCGAGGGCCTGGCGATCTACCGCACCGACGCCGGCGAGGCCCGCCTCTTCATCGGCTTCGCCACCGGCGTGGAAGGCGATCGGCGCTCCAGCATCTTCTACAAGAACGCGCTGGTCTGAGCAGTGTCCGCCCGGCGGCCGGTGGCCGGCCGCCGGGCACCAACCTCCGGTCAGACGTCCCGGGCGACCGGCAGTCGTCCGAATATCTCCGTCGCGGCACCCGACGACACGGGACCCGACAACCCCCTTTGCTCCTCACGGTGGCGCGGACCCGACGTGACGGGGCAGAGCGCGAACGAGGGGCGGTCGAAGCACCCGGGATTCGTCCCCGACAACCGTGAACGACGGCTGTGACCAGTAGACCGCCGACCGTCACCGCTCGACCCCCACCGTCCACCCTGGGTCTCGGCCGAAACCATCTTCACCAACAACGGCGCCGTGTCCCGCACCTTCTGGCTGGGCGACGTACTCGACCACGACGGAGCAGGCCAGCGCAGCGGGGTAGCCGAACACAGCACCATCACCGCATCCGCCCCTGCGGACTTCACCCCGGCTCAACCGTGGATCGGCATGACCGGTTCGGAGGCCCAGACGTACGGCCTGCTCTACAACGAGCCCGGCTTCACCACCTGTGCCACCGGTATCTGGGTGATGAGCCAGCCACCCTGATCAGTGCCTTGGGCCTGAAGCAACGGCCGGCACGCAGGATGGGCGGGGCCGTGGGAGCGCGGTCCCGCCCCTCCGCCAGAATGCCAGTACCGCAGCGATCTCATCGACGGATGCCTAGCCACAACCGGCCTCACCCTGACGACACCACGCCCGGAAAGCCAGTAGCCCGCAGGGCACGCGGACGCCGTGCCCTGCGTTCCGCTGAACCTCTGCGTGCGTGCCGCGAGCGATCGTTCGTCACCGGGAGACTCCGGCGCGGCTCGACGGTTTCGCGGGGAATCGCGTGCGGCCTCTGGACAACGACGCCCCCCTGCGGCCACGATGATGGCGACTCCATACGGTATGCAATCTACAGTGTGTGGTTGTGCAGGCGTGATGACTGCCGTCGTCGCGCAGGATGTGCGCGTGGGGGCCGGACCCCCACGCGACCGTGTTCCTCTCTAGCCCGAACCCGACGACATGACGCATCAGCGAGGTGAGGACGGCCATGGCAAAGGCACTGGAAGGCATCCGAGTTGTGGACATGACGCACGTGCAGTCCGGGCCTTCCGCTACCCAGCTTCTCGCGTGGCTCGGCGCGGACGTCATCAAGGTGGAGGCGCCGACCGGCGACATCACGCGCAAGCAGCTGCGCGACCTCCCGGACGTCGACTCCCTGTACTTCACGATGCTCAACTGCAACAAGCGGAGCATTACTCTCAACACGAAGACGGAGCGCGGCAAGGAGCTGCTGACCGAGCTGATCCGGCGCTCCGATGTGATGGTCGAGAATTTCGGGCCTGGCGCCGTCGATCGGATGGGGTTCACCTGGGAGCGCATTCAGGAGATCAACCCGAAAATCGTCTATGCCTCCATCAAGGGCTTCGGCGAAGGGCCGTACACCAACTTCAAGGCGTACGAGGTCGTCGCGCAGGCCATGGGCGGGGCGATGGCAACCACCGGGTTCGAGGACGGGCCGCCGCTCGCCACCGGCGCGCAGATCGGCGACTCGGGGACCGGCATCCATGCTGTCGCCGGCATCCTGGCTGCCCTCTTCCAGCGTGAGAACACCGGGCGTGGGCAGCGCGTGAACGTGGCCATGCAGCACGCCGTGCTCAATCTGTGCCGGGTGAAACTGCGGGATCAACAGCGGCTCGCGCACGGTCCGTTGGCCGAGTATCCGAACGAGGACTTCGGGGACGAGGTGCCACGCTCCGGAAACGCCTCCGGCGGCGGGCAGCCCGGATGGGCGGTGAGGTGCGCTCCCGGCGGGCCCAACGACTACGTGTACGTGATCGTGCAGCCGGTCGGCTGGCGGCCGCTGAGCGAGCTGATCGGGCGGCCCGAGCTGGCAGATGACCCCGAGTGGGCGACCCCGGAGGTGCGGCTCCCGAAACTCGGCAAGATGTTCCAGCTCATCGAGGAGTGGACCTCGACGCTCCCCAAGTGGGACGTCCTGCAGAAGCTCAACGCCCACAACATCCCGTGCGGCCCGATCCTCTCCACCAAGGAGATCATCGAGGACGCCTCGCTCGTCGCCAACGAGATGGTCGTCGAGGTGTCGCACCCGCAGCGCGGCTCGTTCGCCACCGTCGGATCCCCGCTCAAGCTCTCCGATTCCCCCGTCGACATCATCAGCTCGCCGCTGCTCGGCGAGCACAACGAAGAGGTCTTTGTCGGGGAACTCGGCCTCGGTTACGAGGAATTGGCCCTGTTGCGGACCGGCGGGGTGATCTGATGCCGCTCGGACCGGCCGACGGCGTGTTCGTGCGTACGTGCTGTCGCCACGGCCGCCGTCATGGCCACGCCGGTCGGCGTCGGTCGCGCGCTGCGCACCGCGTTGTGACCCGGATCCACGGGCATCCGCACTGCACCGCCCGTACTGCCCGCATGACCTCAGACTGAGGCATCGGCCCTCATCGTGCCCGCGGCGGCGGACCCCGTCCGCCGCCGCGGCGCGGGTGCGAGGCCGGACGGTGTGTTCTCAGGCGCCCCCTGGCACCGTCCGGCCCGCCCACCCGGCGTCATCGCACCTCACACCGGCACAGTGGAACTCAACGAGAAGCCATGAGTGTCAGCGTGAATGCCGTCGACGACCCGTCGCACGATCGCACGAGCATGTGGTGCCCACCATCCGCGAGGTCGTCAACTTCCTTGGACTGCACGGCAATGAGACATCGGCATGCCCAGGGGCGCGGTGCGCCCTGCGCCCGTCCACAGCAACGTGCAGAGCGACCGTGCCACCGTGATGCCGCGGCCCCTCTCGAACGCGCTCGGCACGGAGATCGGCTTCACGCCGCCGAGCCTGCGCGGTCTCGACCCCGTGGAAGCGATCCGGTCCCTGCGCAAGGGGGCCCAAAGGCCCCTTCGGGGGTGCGGGCATCTTGGTCCGAGCGGCCGAGGGCAGCGAGGTGCCTGAACAGGCCCTGCGGCGCACCCGCATGGCGGCCCGTCCCTCCATGACGGCCGGCGGGTCATCCACGGGGCGTGTGGCACGACGGGGTGGAACGCCGGGCTTGCGCGCTCCGGCTCGTCGACCGTCCGACGCCGCGCGGGTCGACGGCCGCGTACTGCCCGGAGCCCCCTGCGCTGATGCCGCTGGGCGGCGTCGCCGACCTGAGCAACACCCCAACGCCCCAAAGGAGATCGTGGTCCGATGGGAGCCCGCCGCGGTCCGACGTGGCGTACGCGGACCTCCGCGTCACATCCGGGCGAGAAAGACGGAGTACGGCCCCTAGACAGAGTGGCGACCCGTCTACAGAATACGGTCTACTCCATATCGTATGCAAAGCCTCTGCGTGTGGAGTGGATCACTGTTCCCGTCGTCGTGGAGGGGGTCGCACATGTGGTGACGCGAAGTCAGGACTCGTGAGCGCACGCGCGCTCCGGGCCGGGCCAGGGTGCAGGGAACCCGGCCGGTCGTGGGGTGAGTCGCGGGGCGGGCTGGTCCTGACGGCACATGAGAACCGGACAGGGGGCGCTGACCAGGGTTCTGCGACGTAGGGGAAATGGCATGACGACAACTGACATCTCGTCACACATTCCGTACAGAGAGGTGACGGACCGCAACGGCCGCGTGTACCGGCTCGGTGAGACCGACCGGGACATCATGCGGAGACCGCGCTGGACCATGGTGCTCCTGCCGTGGATCGGCATGATGGGCATCAGCTCGTCGGAGTACGCGTTCACCTCCGCCGAGGAGACGCTGCACGACGCGCACTTGTGGGCCAGTGGTCACATCTTCTGGCTGATGGGGGTCTGGATCTTCTTCCAGGCAGCCGTGGCCTTCCCGGCCGGGCAGCTCCGCGAGAGCGGGAGGCTGCCGGCCAGGAGCGCGATGATGCTCGGAGCGCTGGGCACCCTGCTCGGCTATCTCTCGCTGGCGTACGCACCGCATGTCATCGTCGCCTACTTCGGCTTCGGTATGTTCAGCGGCATCGGCGCCGGGCTCGTCTACGCGACCTGTGTGAACATGGTCGGCAAGTGGTACCCGGAGCGCAAGGGCGGCAAGACCGGCATGGTCAACGGCGGTTTCGCCTACGGCTCGGTGCCGTTCGTGTTCCTGTTCACCTCGTACATGGATCTGTCCAACTACCAGGGTGTACTGGTCTCCGTCGGGGTCATCTGCTGTGCGGCCGTCGCGGTCGCCGGCTGGTTCTTCAAGGACCCGCCGAAGAACTGGTGGCCCCATCACGTCGACCCGCTGAAGGTCTCGGACGACCCGCGGATCGTGCGGTCGCTGGCGAAGAACCCGCCGGCGGTCAAGCAGTACACCCCGCGTGAGGCGGCCCGGACCCCGGTGCTGTGGATGATGTGGTTCTGCCTCCTCTGCACGGCGGGCATCAACATCTTCGGTATCGCCATGCAGGTGCCGTTCGGCAAGGAGATGGGGTTCGCCGGCGGCATCGTGGCCACGGCCATGTCGCTCAAGGCGATCGTGAACGGGACCGGCCGGGGTGTCATCGGCTGGATCTCCGACCGGTACGGACGCCGCAACACGCTGATCATCGTCTGTCTGGTCCTGGGATCCGCGCAGTTCGGGGTCTTCTTCTCCGGCGACATCGGCTCGATGCCGTTCTTCCTGTTCTGCTCGATGGTCTCCGGCTTCGGTGGCGGCGCCATCTTCCCGCTGTTCGCGGCGATGACCGCGGACTACTTCGGTGAGAACAACAACGCCTCGAACTACGGGATGGTCTACAGCTCGAAGCTGATCTCCGGCCTGGTCGGTTCCGGCGTCGGAGCCCTCGTGGTCGGTGCCTGGGGCTACGGCGGTGCCTTCGCCCTGGCAGGCAGCATCGGGCTCGCCTCCGCGGTACTTGCGGTGTTCCTGCGGGCACCGGGCCGGTCGAACCAGGGGGGCGTCCGCTCGGCCACGGGCGCGGCTGCGAGGGAGGCGCTCTGAGTAGGAGGTTCGGTCCCGCCGCGCGCGGGGCAGAGCCGGGGTGTCCCCGCGCGGCGCCCCCCGTACCGGTCCGACCGCGTTCCTGACGACCACTTCTGGTTTTCCTGCTGTCGCCCCGGCTCGCCGGGGCGACAGCATTCTGCCCGGCTCCGTTCTGCCCGAGCATCGACGCTGAGAGGCGACCGACCATGTTGACATCGACACCTTCCGGTGCACGCCCGTCCACCGGTTCCCCTGGCCAGGAATCGGTCATCGACTCCCTGGTGCGGGCCAACCGGGCCTACGCCGACGCGTTTCGCGACCCCGGAATGGATGCCCGTCCCGTCCTCGGAGTGGCCGTCGTGGCCTGTATGGACGCCCGAATCGACCTGCACGCCGCGCTCGGACTCGAACTGGGGGACTGCCACACCATCCGCAATGCCGGTGGAGTGGTCACCGACGACACCATCCGCTCCCTCACCATCAGCCAGCGCGCCCTGAACACCCGAAGCATCGTCCTCATCCACCACACGGGGTGCGGCCTGCAGACACTGACCGAGGAGTTCCGGTACGAGCTGGAGCGGGAGGTCGGGCAGCGGCCGGCCTGGGCGGTGGAGTCGTTCCAGGACGTCGACCAGGACGTACGGCAGTCGATGCGGCGAGTACATACGTCGCCGTTCCTGCCGCATACCGACGACGTGAGGGGCTTCGTCTTCGATGTGGCGTCGGGGCTGTTGAGGGAGATCTCGGACCTCGACTGAGAGTCCTTGCATCCACGCGACTTTGCGTCGTTCGAGGGGGAGTCGGGTGGCCGGGGCCGTCCGATACGTAGCGCTGC harbors:
- a CDS encoding phage baseplate protein yields the protein MNRTPGLPLSRRGLIRTGAGASLAALGLGVGAQTASAAVATTKRFDLTQPSYDLFRSKDTHGARVQQSFAFDWVNKFLFVATKRTDSAESAGDLCINKMDFDGNYISYMHLNGFGHGVAFAALPSGSGTDLWIECAANDNGYGTALTPIRYTANTTLGSPAASAAYRPISGATEYTCSVDPVYQRMIVRYNTSAGKRIAVYPLSAFQTGSFGSPLVDFQQPTISGTPQGYTLYGSYMYYLTGDAYPGDGTPTGDGNSYVTSIDINTGTVEQGPVLTKAGSTLQYREPEGLAIYRTDAGEARLFIGFATGVEGDRRSSIFYKNALV
- the frc gene encoding formyl-CoA transferase; the protein is MAKALEGIRVVDMTHVQSGPSATQLLAWLGADVIKVEAPTGDITRKQLRDLPDVDSLYFTMLNCNKRSITLNTKTERGKELLTELIRRSDVMVENFGPGAVDRMGFTWERIQEINPKIVYASIKGFGEGPYTNFKAYEVVAQAMGGAMATTGFEDGPPLATGAQIGDSGTGIHAVAGILAALFQRENTGRGQRVNVAMQHAVLNLCRVKLRDQQRLAHGPLAEYPNEDFGDEVPRSGNASGGGQPGWAVRCAPGGPNDYVYVIVQPVGWRPLSELIGRPELADDPEWATPEVRLPKLGKMFQLIEEWTSTLPKWDVLQKLNAHNIPCGPILSTKEIIEDASLVANEMVVEVSHPQRGSFATVGSPLKLSDSPVDIISSPLLGEHNEEVFVGELGLGYEELALLRTGGVI
- a CDS encoding OFA family MFS transporter; translated protein: MTTTDISSHIPYREVTDRNGRVYRLGETDRDIMRRPRWTMVLLPWIGMMGISSSEYAFTSAEETLHDAHLWASGHIFWLMGVWIFFQAAVAFPAGQLRESGRLPARSAMMLGALGTLLGYLSLAYAPHVIVAYFGFGMFSGIGAGLVYATCVNMVGKWYPERKGGKTGMVNGGFAYGSVPFVFLFTSYMDLSNYQGVLVSVGVICCAAVAVAGWFFKDPPKNWWPHHVDPLKVSDDPRIVRSLAKNPPAVKQYTPREAARTPVLWMMWFCLLCTAGINIFGIAMQVPFGKEMGFAGGIVATAMSLKAIVNGTGRGVIGWISDRYGRRNTLIIVCLVLGSAQFGVFFSGDIGSMPFFLFCSMVSGFGGGAIFPLFAAMTADYFGENNNASNYGMVYSSKLISGLVGSGVGALVVGAWGYGGAFALAGSIGLASAVLAVFLRAPGRSNQGGVRSATGAAAREAL
- a CDS encoding beta-class carbonic anhydrase, with amino-acid sequence MLTSTPSGARPSTGSPGQESVIDSLVRANRAYADAFRDPGMDARPVLGVAVVACMDARIDLHAALGLELGDCHTIRNAGGVVTDDTIRSLTISQRALNTRSIVLIHHTGCGLQTLTEEFRYELEREVGQRPAWAVESFQDVDQDVRQSMRRVHTSPFLPHTDDVRGFVFDVASGLLREISDLD